In the Roseibium sp. HPY-6 genome, one interval contains:
- a CDS encoding DUF58 domain-containing protein — protein sequence MIVASTALRDLAILPWLLLGLLIAFDMATSLRRPRYLSFEAPPEIFVGETVLLRLGLESAPAELHAKLEWPEGLSGKHDIAFYQGENGGFSASVPVRAVRRGVWRLEHLWLFWESRLRLLEFVPRLDLGAELRVVPNIRQVQSGEITTTVMSTLYGVKENRALGEGSEFHQLRDFVPGMDIKSIDWKRSARRRSLVAKELRAERNHHVIIALDNGYLMREEIGGLPKIDHAVTAGLATAWAAAIGGDLVGYYSYDVRPRTFSAPAPGRTAFARLRNWTAELNYVSRETNHTLALTELNARTPKRSLIIVFTDFIDTTSAELLIENIGILAKRHLLIFVAIRDPDLETLIETAPDNLEGAATIVAANQSINERRLVLERLARMGVTIVDAKPNAVTARLISTYLEIKAREMI from the coding sequence ATGATCGTTGCCAGCACGGCCCTGCGTGACCTTGCGATCCTGCCTTGGCTCCTCCTTGGCCTTTTGATTGCCTTCGATATGGCGACTTCCCTTCGGCGTCCGAGGTATCTTTCTTTTGAGGCGCCGCCGGAGATCTTCGTGGGCGAGACCGTGCTGCTCCGCCTCGGCCTCGAAAGCGCGCCTGCCGAACTTCACGCAAAGCTCGAATGGCCTGAAGGACTGAGCGGCAAGCACGACATCGCATTTTACCAAGGCGAGAACGGAGGCTTTTCCGCAAGCGTCCCGGTACGTGCCGTGCGGCGCGGCGTCTGGAGACTGGAGCATCTTTGGCTCTTTTGGGAATCGCGCCTCAGGCTGCTCGAGTTCGTTCCTCGCCTTGACCTGGGCGCCGAGCTGCGCGTTGTGCCCAACATCCGCCAGGTGCAATCCGGTGAAATCACCACGACCGTCATGTCGACACTCTACGGGGTCAAGGAAAACCGGGCCTTGGGAGAAGGGTCGGAGTTTCATCAGCTTCGCGACTTCGTGCCGGGCATGGACATCAAATCGATCGACTGGAAACGGTCAGCCCGGCGACGGTCGCTTGTCGCGAAGGAATTGCGCGCGGAACGCAATCATCATGTCATCATCGCGCTCGACAACGGGTATCTGATGCGTGAGGAAATCGGCGGCCTGCCCAAGATCGATCACGCGGTTACCGCAGGCCTTGCGACGGCCTGGGCCGCGGCCATCGGCGGCGACCTTGTCGGCTACTATTCCTACGACGTGCGACCGCGGACATTTTCAGCACCTGCGCCGGGACGTACCGCCTTTGCCCGTCTGCGCAACTGGACGGCCGAACTCAACTATGTCAGCCGCGAGACCAACCATACCCTGGCCTTGACGGAGCTGAACGCACGCACTCCGAAACGCAGCCTCATCATCGTCTTCACCGACTTCATCGACACGACGTCCGCCGAACTTCTCATCGAGAACATCGGGATTCTCGCCAAACGGCACCTCTTGATATTTGTTGCCATTCGCGACCCGGACCTGGAAACGCTGATCGAAACGGCGCCGGACAATCTTGAAGGCGCGGCAACGATTGTGGCTGCAAACCAGTCCATCAATGAAAGACGGCTGGTTCTGGAGCGGCTTGCACGCATGGGGGTTACCATCGTCGATGCGAAGCCAAATGCCGTTACGGCCCGGTTGATTTCAACCTATCTTGAGATCAAGGCGCGGGAGATGATTTGA
- a CDS encoding stage II sporulation protein M: MKDQDLMRSARFRKEREADWQRLEKLVLAAESRGLQHMDFAEARDLASLYRQATTSLSIAREISLDKALLGYLEALTSRAYLCVYAPQERLGGLFQKFFAYSAPRAMRRSWFFILLGFLCMGLGALSGYLLYFESADWFYVFMPAELAGGRGPDATYEALRSVIYDENPDSSGLGAFATYLFSHNTRIAIFVFGLGVFACAPAILLTFYNGLMLGAFFALHVDRGLGPDIAGWLSIHGVTELSAICIACAGGIQLGAALLFPGDLSRVASLRRAGRDALKLALVAALMLLVAAFLEGFGRQLVQDMYMRFIIGWGIGALWLIWFLFAGREQK; the protein is encoded by the coding sequence ATGAAAGATCAGGATCTCATGCGTTCCGCGCGCTTTCGAAAGGAAAGGGAGGCCGACTGGCAACGCCTGGAAAAACTGGTCCTAGCTGCTGAAAGCCGCGGGCTGCAGCACATGGACTTCGCCGAAGCCCGGGACCTGGCATCGCTTTACCGGCAGGCGACCACATCGCTTTCGATTGCACGGGAAATCTCGCTCGACAAGGCCCTGCTCGGCTATCTCGAGGCGCTCACCTCCCGCGCCTACCTCTGTGTCTATGCACCTCAGGAACGGCTCGGCGGCCTGTTTCAGAAGTTCTTTGCCTACAGCGCGCCCCGGGCCATGAGACGGTCTTGGTTCTTCATTCTGCTCGGTTTCTTGTGTATGGGACTGGGCGCGCTGTCCGGCTATCTGCTCTATTTTGAAAGCGCGGACTGGTTTTACGTCTTCATGCCCGCGGAACTTGCCGGCGGGCGTGGTCCGGACGCGACATACGAGGCACTGCGATCGGTGATCTATGACGAGAACCCGGACTCATCGGGTCTCGGGGCCTTCGCCACCTATCTGTTCTCCCATAATACGCGTATTGCAATATTCGTGTTCGGGCTCGGTGTCTTTGCCTGCGCACCCGCGATCCTGCTGACGTTTTACAACGGACTGATGCTCGGAGCTTTTTTCGCACTGCATGTCGACCGCGGACTTGGACCCGACATTGCCGGCTGGCTCTCGATCCATGGTGTCACGGAACTCTCGGCAATTTGCATTGCGTGCGCTGGTGGAATTCAACTCGGCGCGGCTCTCTTGTTTCCTGGGGATCTTTCGAGGGTCGCATCGCTGCGACGGGCCGGGCGGGATGCCTTGAAACTCGCCCTTGTCGCTGCGCTGATGCTGCTCGTGGCGGCCTTTCTGGAAGGATTTGGCCGGCAGCTGGTTCAGGATATGTACATGCGGTTTATCATCGGCTGGGGCATTGGCGCCCTGTGGCTGATCTGGTTCTTGTTCGCGGGACGGGAACAAAAATGA
- a CDS encoding RDD family protein, producing the protein MKLRLRKKQKQDRPSRNQLMPPEGVPLTMQIAGVGVRLGAQITDIVITTIALVAIMILLSALNITGPQTIVAIGALLFFLIRVPYYILAELIWNGQTLGKRILKIKVVSHDGGPLTTHALVLRNMMKEAEVFLPGTLVLMLDASSPFASLAAFAWILVCLLVPIFDRYRRRLGDMMAGTHVIHMPVPVLLKDLASEPRTMSQDKKEFVFLSHQLDHYGAFELQTLEGLLRAQSTRPTGGDTERNKTIEAIVEKIRKKIGYANPVPPADRLRFLQAFYKAQREHLEQRQLFGDRRANKHYANNEEDA; encoded by the coding sequence ATGAAACTGCGTCTTCGCAAAAAGCAGAAACAGGATCGGCCCTCGCGGAACCAGCTCATGCCGCCGGAGGGCGTCCCGCTCACCATGCAGATCGCCGGTGTCGGTGTCCGGTTGGGTGCGCAGATAACCGATATCGTGATCACGACAATCGCGCTGGTCGCCATCATGATCCTGCTCTCGGCCCTGAACATCACTGGCCCGCAGACGATTGTCGCTATCGGCGCTCTGTTGTTCTTTCTGATCCGCGTTCCCTATTACATTCTCGCCGAACTCATCTGGAACGGTCAGACGCTCGGCAAGCGCATCCTGAAGATCAAGGTCGTCTCCCATGACGGTGGCCCGCTGACGACCCACGCGCTTGTTCTGCGAAACATGATGAAGGAGGCGGAGGTCTTTCTGCCGGGAACGCTGGTGCTTATGCTCGATGCATCTTCACCATTTGCTTCGCTCGCCGCCTTCGCGTGGATTTTGGTCTGCCTGCTGGTGCCCATATTCGATCGCTACCGAAGACGCCTGGGCGACATGATGGCCGGCACCCATGTCATTCACATGCCGGTTCCCGTGCTGCTGAAAGACCTGGCAAGCGAACCGCGCACGATGTCCCAGGACAAAAAGGAGTTCGTCTTTTTGTCTCATCAGCTCGATCACTACGGTGCGTTCGAGTTACAGACGCTCGAGGGACTGCTGAGGGCTCAAAGCACGCGCCCCACCGGCGGGGATACAGAAAGAAACAAGACGATCGAAGCAATTGTCGAAAAGATCCGCAAGAAAATCGGCTACGCGAACCCGGTTCCACCTGCAGACCGGCTGCGCTTCCTTCAGGCTTTTTACAAGGCGCAGCGCGAACATCTGGAACAGCGCCAATTGTTTGGCGACCGCCGCGCTAACAAGCATTATGCTAACAACGAAGAAGACGCTTAG
- the ccmA gene encoding heme ABC exporter ATP-binding protein CcmA encodes MKLIAENLTIDRGGRRVFQNLSFSLEQGTALVVTGANGIGKSSLLRTLAGLVPLAEGTLQLEGGDPDKLPHEQAHYFGHQDAVKGALSVLENLGFWQSFTSRCDAKGFSCTPQAPADALQTLGIAHTAQLPAAYLSAGQKRRLSLARLLVTPRPVWLMDEPTSALDKASEGQLLGLMNAHLAAGGLIITATHTELVLDSVKTLHLKAVEPVEQVREEALL; translated from the coding sequence CTGAAACTCATCGCCGAAAACCTGACCATCGACCGCGGCGGACGGCGGGTGTTCCAGAATTTGTCTTTTTCACTGGAACAGGGAACAGCTCTGGTCGTGACAGGCGCCAACGGGATCGGCAAATCGTCGCTTTTGCGCACGCTTGCCGGACTTGTTCCGCTTGCAGAAGGAACACTGCAGCTCGAAGGCGGTGATCCGGACAAGCTGCCACATGAACAGGCCCACTATTTCGGACATCAGGATGCAGTCAAGGGAGCTTTGTCCGTTCTGGAGAATCTCGGGTTCTGGCAAAGTTTCACGTCCAGATGCGATGCAAAGGGGTTCAGCTGTACTCCGCAGGCACCAGCGGACGCATTGCAGACACTCGGTATCGCACATACCGCGCAATTGCCCGCCGCTTATCTGTCGGCCGGGCAAAAACGCCGGCTATCGCTTGCCCGGCTCCTGGTTACGCCGCGCCCCGTCTGGTTGATGGACGAACCGACATCGGCGCTCGACAAGGCATCTGAAGGTCAGCTTCTTGGTCTGATGAATGCGCATCTGGCCGCAGGCGGTCTGATCATTACCGCCACCCACACAGAACTCGTGCTCGACAGCGTCAAAACACTGCACCTCAAAGCCGTGGAGCCTGTCGAACAGGTTCGCGAGGAGGCATTGTTGTGA
- the ccmB gene encoding heme exporter protein CcmB has protein sequence MALFRRDLRLSVRIGGSALVGVLFFLAVVTVIPFGVGPDLNLLARIGPAILWIGALLATLLGLDRLFQADREDGTLDLMMMAGRPLELVVLIKCLAHWIATGLPLVVAAPLLAIFLNLDPVSMGAVTLTLLAGTPALTLIGAIGASLTVSLRRGGLLLAVLVVPLAIPVLIFGVSAADAAIHDPVPFLTPFLILCALTLIATVVGPIASAAALRFAAD, from the coding sequence ATGGCACTGTTTCGGCGCGATCTGCGTCTGTCCGTTCGCATCGGTGGCAGCGCCCTGGTAGGGGTTCTGTTTTTCCTTGCTGTCGTCACCGTCATTCCCTTCGGCGTCGGCCCGGATCTCAACCTCCTGGCACGGATCGGTCCGGCAATCCTTTGGATCGGGGCACTGCTGGCAACGCTGCTTGGACTCGACCGGCTGTTTCAGGCGGATCGGGAGGACGGCACGCTGGACCTGATGATGATGGCAGGACGACCGCTGGAACTGGTGGTCCTTATAAAGTGTCTGGCGCACTGGATCGCAACGGGTTTGCCGCTCGTTGTCGCCGCACCGCTGCTCGCGATCTTTTTGAACCTGGACCCGGTTTCGATGGGCGCCGTCACATTGACGCTGCTTGCCGGCACCCCCGCCCTCACGTTGATCGGCGCAATCGGAGCATCGCTGACTGTCTCACTGCGCCGTGGAGGTTTGCTGCTTGCGGTCCTTGTGGTCCCATTGGCGATCCCGGTTCTGATTTTCGGTGTGAGCGCGGCCGACGCAGCCATACACGATCCGGTGCCGTTTCTGACACCGTTCCTCATCCTGTGCGCGCTGACACTGATCGCTACCGTTGTTGGACCCATCGCGTCTGCTGCCGCGCTGCGATTTGCAGCGGACTGA
- the tssC gene encoding type VI secretion system contractile sheath large subunit, whose product MFSILRRFLGLNSSREPGTHVEEPPGKATATSAPPEYNTDHKPDNLGGLASPEDIDRALEAAKPHIVKLALERPDLLKGSGAETLDAMISHLDMTLSAQLFEILHHPSFRNLESAWRGLFYLASSVEWDDLLRLRAMNINRSELQSILRDGSSKLQPGNPVSQALYYDVYHTSNDEPLGLLVLDEAVENTKADIRLLNALAQICAKAQTPLLAGVSPALYLSYGSADAQKTTLQNTGPLFSHPDWSALRQNKDSRYIGLCLPRVLGRLPYHNEPPSAGAFALENDPSFEEPPGFLWVNAAFAMAANIGRSAKTYGWAVRIRGPDGGGEVAGLPELAMPTADDPSNVMPQLELLIDERLETKWAREGLISLLPRKGRAKPVFFGAQSLNTPDVGKIADPDEEARQVVLSRLPYVLCVSRYAHHVMRMAADWPEPIGKAFQQHVQDWLDRSVHPRPWELRPEQRGEYPIQAASFTLTERGENQQAELEILPGYQFEGLGVAIRLELTLPDRT is encoded by the coding sequence GTGTTTTCCATTTTGCGCCGATTTCTTGGTCTGAATTCGTCCCGTGAACCCGGTACACACGTCGAAGAGCCGCCCGGTAAGGCGACTGCAACTTCCGCTCCACCTGAATACAACACGGATCACAAGCCGGACAACTTAGGTGGTTTGGCCTCGCCAGAAGATATCGACCGGGCACTTGAGGCTGCCAAACCCCACATAGTGAAGCTGGCGTTGGAGCGGCCGGACCTGCTCAAAGGCAGCGGTGCCGAAACACTCGATGCCATGATCTCTCATCTGGATATGACTCTTTCGGCGCAGCTCTTCGAAATTCTCCATCATCCCTCATTTCGGAACCTGGAGAGCGCCTGGCGCGGGCTTTTTTATCTGGCGTCCAGCGTTGAGTGGGACGATTTATTGCGGCTTCGGGCAATGAACATCAACCGAAGCGAGCTGCAATCCATCCTCAGGGACGGGTCCTCTAAACTCCAACCCGGAAACCCGGTTTCCCAAGCTCTGTATTACGATGTGTACCATACGTCTAACGACGAACCCCTCGGTCTCCTGGTGCTGGACGAGGCTGTCGAGAACACCAAGGCAGACATCAGGCTGTTGAATGCGCTGGCCCAGATTTGCGCGAAGGCGCAAACGCCGCTGCTTGCAGGGGTGTCGCCTGCACTCTACCTCTCATACGGATCTGCTGATGCGCAAAAAACGACCCTTCAAAACACGGGGCCTTTGTTCAGTCATCCCGATTGGTCTGCTCTGCGGCAGAACAAAGACAGCCGCTATATCGGATTGTGCCTGCCCCGGGTCCTCGGACGGCTTCCTTATCACAACGAGCCGCCGTCGGCGGGAGCATTTGCTTTAGAAAACGATCCGTCCTTCGAAGAACCTCCCGGATTTTTGTGGGTCAATGCGGCCTTTGCGATGGCGGCAAATATTGGACGATCGGCGAAAACCTATGGCTGGGCCGTCAGGATCCGTGGCCCCGATGGCGGTGGTGAAGTTGCGGGTTTGCCGGAGCTGGCGATGCCGACTGCCGATGACCCTTCCAACGTGATGCCGCAGCTGGAGCTGCTGATCGACGAGCGACTTGAGACAAAATGGGCCCGAGAAGGCCTGATTTCGCTGCTTCCGCGAAAAGGCCGTGCAAAGCCTGTGTTTTTCGGAGCGCAGTCACTGAACACACCGGACGTGGGCAAGATTGCCGATCCGGATGAAGAAGCACGCCAAGTCGTGCTGAGCCGGTTGCCATATGTACTTTGTGTGAGCCGCTATGCACATCACGTTATGCGCATGGCGGCGGACTGGCCGGAACCCATCGGGAAAGCCTTTCAACAACATGTTCAGGATTGGCTTGACCGGTCCGTACACCCAAGACCCTGGGAATTGCGCCCCGAGCAAAGAGGCGAGTATCCAATTCAGGCGGCAAGCTTTACTCTGACCGAAAGGGGTGAAAACCAGCAGGCTGAGCTTGAGATTCTTCCGGGGTATCAATTCGAGGGCCTGGGTGTCGCAATCCGGCTTGAGCTGACGTTACCGGACCGGACCTGA
- a CDS encoding heme ABC transporter permease, whose translation MAFWDYANPTRFLRLVQVVLPWLVALCGLTFAVGLYMSFQAPEDYQQGQTIRIMYIHVPAAWLCMMCYTVMSLSSIGTLVWKHPLADVSAKSAAPIGAAFTFMALVTGSLWGKPMWGTYWVWDARLTSVLVLLIMYLGLMTLWRTMDDPIKAGKAAAVLTLVGALNLPIIKFSVDWWNTLHQPASVVRLDGPTIHPDQLWPLLVMAIAFTLLFLVLHLMAMRNEVLRRRVRALRMRAASASQPGTAAATAQPAE comes from the coding sequence ATGGCATTTTGGGACTATGCAAATCCGACGCGGTTTCTAAGGCTCGTGCAGGTCGTTCTGCCCTGGCTGGTTGCATTGTGCGGGCTTACCTTTGCCGTTGGGCTCTATATGAGCTTCCAGGCCCCTGAAGATTATCAGCAGGGCCAGACCATCCGCATCATGTATATCCACGTGCCGGCCGCCTGGCTTTGCATGATGTGTTACACGGTCATGTCGCTGTCTTCGATCGGCACTCTTGTCTGGAAGCACCCACTGGCAGATGTCTCGGCAAAAAGCGCGGCACCGATCGGCGCTGCATTCACTTTCATGGCGCTGGTTACGGGCTCGCTTTGGGGCAAGCCCATGTGGGGCACCTATTGGGTCTGGGACGCGCGACTGACATCCGTCCTTGTGCTCTTGATCATGTATCTCGGTCTGATGACGCTGTGGCGCACCATGGATGATCCGATCAAGGCCGGCAAGGCTGCTGCGGTCCTGACACTCGTTGGCGCACTCAACCTTCCGATCATCAAGTTTTCCGTCGACTGGTGGAACACACTTCACCAGCCGGCTAGCGTGGTTCGCCTTGACGGACCGACAATTCACCCGGACCAGCTCTGGCCGCTGTTGGTCATGGCGATTGCCTTCACCCTGTTGTTCCTCGTGCTGCATCTCATGGCCATGCGCAATGAAGTGCTCAGGCGCCGGGTGCGTGCCTTGAGGATGCGGGCAGCGAGCGCATCACAGCCCGGAACGGCTGCAGCAACAGCACAGCCAGCGGAGTAG
- the ccmD gene encoding heme exporter protein CcmD — protein sequence MDLGPHAGFILASYGLCLLTVLALVAWVKIDKANQERALKELADQGISRARPQHERG from the coding sequence ATGGATCTTGGACCACATGCAGGCTTCATTCTGGCGTCTTACGGTCTTTGCCTTTTGACCGTGCTTGCACTCGTGGCATGGGTGAAAATTGACAAGGCAAACCAGGAGCGGGCCTTGAAGGAGCTCGCCGATCAGGGCATTTCGCGGGCGCGTCCGCAACATGAGCGCGGGTAA
- a CDS encoding DsbE family thiol:disulfide interchange protein has protein sequence MSTSEPDLSTDPETGGPNQKRGFPILVLLPLIVFMALAGLFMFQLLLGNDPQAIPSALINKPAPDISLSAVDGLAKDGTAVPGFSRDDLLGKISVVNVFASWCGPCRDEHPLLERLATVEGIQLIGINYKDKPENARRFLGSLGNPYDRIGADAAGRTAIDWGVYGVPETFVVDKEGMIRYKFIGPLGPASYEQVFLPELQKIIASGQ, from the coding sequence ATGAGCACGTCAGAACCTGACCTCAGCACCGATCCCGAAACCGGTGGGCCTAATCAAAAACGCGGCTTTCCGATACTCGTTTTGCTGCCCCTGATCGTGTTCATGGCCCTGGCTGGCCTGTTCATGTTCCAGCTCCTGCTCGGAAACGACCCCCAGGCAATACCATCCGCTCTGATCAACAAACCGGCACCCGACATTAGCTTGAGCGCTGTTGACGGACTTGCCAAGGATGGAACCGCAGTGCCGGGGTTTTCCCGGGACGATCTCCTTGGCAAGATTTCGGTCGTGAACGTATTCGCGTCCTGGTGCGGACCCTGCCGGGACGAGCACCCTCTTCTGGAACGGCTTGCAACGGTTGAAGGCATTCAGCTCATCGGTATCAACTACAAGGACAAGCCGGAAAACGCGCGCCGTTTCCTCGGCAGCCTCGGCAATCCATACGATCGAATAGGCGCTGACGCTGCAGGTCGTACCGCGATTGACTGGGGCGTCTACGGTGTCCCGGAGACCTTTGTCGTCGATAAGGAAGGCATGATCCGCTACAAGTTCATCGGACCGCTTGGCCCGGCAAGCTATGAGCAGGTCTTCCTGCCGGAACTGCAAAAGATCATTGCGTCAGGCCAGTAA
- a CDS encoding DUF1223 domain-containing protein: protein MVGLSYRKASKVFRTGIVVIAGIAGAIAATQFAAAQPQKVVELFTSQGCSSCPPADQLAERLVEEDKDVLTVLMPVDYWDYLGWKDTFASPVHSQRQRSYATRRGDRSVYTPQMVINGEEHVVGSRERDVRAALNRADPFTADVDLTISDMVVQAKVDGTLPKGAKMATVYFLRIEDEATVDIGRGENAGRKIKYVNIVRNLEPMGVWEGGSATFRMPKSKLMLKGDARCAILIQVEDRDGPGKIIGAAVMDWQDGA, encoded by the coding sequence ATGGTGGGTCTCTCATATCGGAAAGCGAGTAAGGTTTTCCGGACAGGAATTGTTGTTATCGCAGGAATAGCCGGAGCGATTGCCGCGACGCAGTTTGCTGCGGCGCAGCCGCAAAAGGTCGTGGAACTCTTTACAAGCCAGGGCTGTTCGTCCTGCCCGCCGGCTGATCAGCTTGCCGAGCGCCTTGTTGAAGAGGACAAGGATGTTCTGACTGTTCTCATGCCCGTTGACTATTGGGATTACCTCGGCTGGAAGGACACCTTTGCGAGCCCGGTGCATTCCCAGCGCCAGCGGTCCTACGCAACGCGCCGCGGTGACAGGTCTGTCTACACGCCTCAGATGGTGATCAATGGCGAGGAACATGTCGTTGGCAGCAGGGAGCGAGATGTCCGGGCTGCCCTGAACCGGGCGGATCCCTTTACCGCGGATGTCGACCTGACGATTTCGGACATGGTTGTCCAGGCCAAGGTCGATGGCACATTGCCCAAGGGCGCGAAAATGGCGACCGTCTACTTCCTCAGGATCGAAGACGAGGCGACCGTCGATATCGGTCGCGGAGAAAATGCAGGCCGGAAAATCAAATACGTCAACATTGTCCGCAATCTTGAGCCGATGGGCGTCTGGGAGGGCGGGTCTGCGACTTTCCGCATGCCGAAATCGAAGCTGATGCTGAAAGGCGATGCCCGCTGTGCAATCCTGATCCAGGTCGAGGACCGGGATGGGCCTGGCAAGATCATTGGCGCAGCGGTCATGGACTGGCAGGACGGCGCCTGA
- a CDS encoding cation diffusion facilitator family transporter: MDLKVRIRVAVISIFVGFVVLALKTGAYLLTDSVALLSDALETTVNIASSLAALAAIWFASKPADSNHPYGHDKAEYFAAVLVGVMIVLAAISIFRAAWIGFTSGDHPQFSSEGIAMNVAAAMINGAWARYLMRYGKTARSPALVADGKHLMTDVLSSVGVLAGVVLALVTGWTLLDPALALLVGLTVLWSGWQLVKESIGGLMDEAASADVLEKIRDQISEQGEGAIEAHDLRTRIAGKSTFIDFHLVVPGDMSVDAAHDICDRIEIAIKEDVPGAHITIHVEPEHKAKHSGIVVV, encoded by the coding sequence ATGGACCTTAAGGTCAGGATCCGCGTTGCCGTAATCAGCATCTTTGTTGGCTTTGTGGTACTTGCCCTGAAAACGGGCGCTTACCTTCTGACCGACTCAGTCGCTTTGTTGTCGGATGCACTTGAAACCACCGTTAACATCGCTTCGTCGCTCGCGGCACTTGCCGCGATCTGGTTTGCATCAAAGCCTGCGGACAGCAACCATCCTTACGGACATGACAAGGCAGAGTACTTCGCAGCCGTTCTGGTCGGGGTCATGATCGTGCTTGCCGCAATTTCGATTTTCAGGGCGGCATGGATCGGGTTCACCTCTGGCGACCATCCTCAGTTTTCAAGCGAGGGCATCGCGATGAACGTTGCCGCTGCGATGATCAATGGCGCCTGGGCCCGCTACCTGATGCGGTACGGCAAAACAGCAAGATCACCCGCCCTTGTTGCCGACGGCAAACACTTGATGACAGATGTTCTAAGCTCGGTTGGCGTACTTGCCGGCGTCGTTCTGGCTCTCGTGACAGGATGGACCCTGCTCGATCCGGCCTTGGCGCTACTTGTCGGACTTACGGTCCTTTGGTCGGGTTGGCAGCTGGTCAAGGAGTCCATTGGCGGACTGATGGACGAAGCGGCATCCGCCGACGTTCTTGAAAAAATACGCGATCAGATTTCCGAGCAGGGCGAAGGTGCGATTGAGGCGCATGATCTGAGAACAAGGATTGCCGGAAAGTCGACATTTATCGACTTCCACCTTGTCGTTCCGGGCGACATGTCGGTGGATGCTGCTCATGATATCTGCGACCGCATAGAAATCGCCATCAAGGAAGACGTCCCCGGAGCGCATATCACCATTCATGTTGAGCCTGAACACAAGGCCAAGCACTCTGGTATTGTTGTCGTTTGA
- a CDS encoding ABC transporter permease subunit translates to MNAIEKRRAAQVLDHILLIAGALLMCLPVYALFAATTHVPGTPIMLRLDPGGALLENYGSFLTSSGGFSGDITVVAMIWNSFALGMAFAALKTAVSLLAAYALIYFRVRGASVIFAVLLLTLMLPLESRFLPTYEVVANLGLVNTRTALVLPLVASGLGTLFFRQFLMTVPDTMLESAKLDGAGAWKFFMDILLPLSLPTAAALFLVLFVNGWNQYLWPVIVTSEESAYTVVRDMQFFGRASLPGLMLAILAVLPPSILVILFQRQVIKGLFDGSH, encoded by the coding sequence TTGAACGCGATTGAGAAACGTCGAGCTGCTCAGGTTCTGGACCACATTCTGCTCATCGCGGGCGCTTTGCTCATGTGCCTGCCGGTTTATGCCCTGTTCGCGGCAACGACCCATGTTCCCGGCACTCCGATAATGCTTCGCCTCGATCCAGGTGGGGCGCTGCTGGAAAATTACGGCTCGTTTCTGACTTCAAGTGGAGGGTTTTCCGGAGACATCACCGTTGTCGCCATGATCTGGAATTCCTTTGCGCTCGGCATGGCCTTTGCGGCATTGAAAACTGCTGTCTCCCTGCTGGCAGCCTATGCCCTGATCTATTTCCGTGTCCGGGGAGCAAGCGTGATATTCGCGGTGCTGCTGCTCACGCTGATGCTGCCATTGGAATCGCGCTTCCTGCCGACTTATGAAGTTGTTGCTAACCTTGGGCTGGTGAACACCCGCACGGCGCTTGTGCTCCCGCTTGTCGCGTCCGGATTGGGAACACTGTTTTTCCGGCAATTTCTCATGACCGTGCCGGACACAATGCTTGAGTCGGCCAAGCTGGATGGCGCAGGCGCCTGGAAGTTTTTCATGGACATCCTGTTACCTCTGTCCCTGCCAACAGCTGCAGCCCTGTTTCTCGTTCTGTTTGTGAACGGATGGAACCAGTATCTTTGGCCCGTCATCGTCACGTCAGAAGAATCCGCCTATACCGTCGTCAGGGACATGCAGTTTTTCGGACGGGCGAGCCTGCCGGGTTTGATGCTGGCAATCCTGGCTGTTCTTCCGCCGTCAATCCTTGTCATCTTGTTTCAAAGGCAGGTCATCAAAGGGCTGTTTGACGGTTCACATTAA